From Leptotrichia sp. OH3620_COT-345, one genomic window encodes:
- a CDS encoding tyrosine-type recombinase/integrase, protein MVNKNWKIYEEYLNSCIARNEATKNTTYRTYTNNIKQFIEYLKKYENNCYLLGKNTMKSIVPVLEKFIRYCREIRGNNAQTINNKLTAISSFYVWAVKRDLIEDHPFRDKLDRLKVTDVEKRRKSYYLSSKEVVEIQVKMKLSEKYDLQDQLIFNLIIDTACRISALHSIKIQNIDLENGIIAGIVEKEQKIVEFAIFEETIKLIKEWLRCRNNSTEYLFVTKYNGVSKQMSKSTIRDRIRKIGKLVGIDTLYPHSLRKTSINLLAEVGGIDLASEFANHSGVDVTKKHYIKKKTGEEKRNQILKIRKKLGF, encoded by the coding sequence ATGGTAAATAAAAATTGGAAAATTTATGAAGAGTATTTAAATAGTTGTATAGCGAGGAACGAAGCAACTAAAAATACAACATATAGAACTTATACAAACAATATAAAACAGTTTATTGAGTATCTCAAAAAATATGAGAATAACTGTTATTTATTAGGTAAAAATACAATGAAAAGTATAGTACCTGTTTTAGAAAAATTTATAAGATATTGTAGAGAAATTAGAGGTAATAATGCACAGACAATAAATAATAAATTAACAGCAATCAGTAGCTTTTATGTTTGGGCAGTTAAAAGAGATTTGATTGAAGATCATCCGTTCCGGGATAAATTAGATAGACTGAAAGTTACAGATGTGGAGAAGAGAAGAAAAAGCTATTATTTAAGCAGTAAAGAAGTGGTAGAAATACAGGTAAAAATGAAATTGTCTGAAAAATATGACTTACAAGATCAGTTAATATTCAATCTTATTATTGATACAGCATGCAGAATAAGTGCATTACATTCAATCAAAATCCAAAATATTGACTTAGAGAACGGAATAATTGCAGGAATAGTAGAAAAAGAACAAAAAATTGTAGAGTTTGCAATATTTGAGGAAACGATAAAGCTTATAAAGGAGTGGTTAAGATGTAGAAATAACAGTACGGAATACTTATTTGTTACCAAATACAATGGAGTATCTAAGCAAATGAGTAAAAGCACTATAAGAGATAGAATAAGAAAAATTGGAAAGCTTGTGGGAATAGATACCCTTTATCCTCACAGTTTGAGAAAAACAAGTATTAATCTATTAGCGGAAGTCGGTGGAATTGATTTAGCAAGTGAATTTGCTAATCATTCAGGAGTAGATGTTACAAAAAAGCATTATATTAAAAAGAAAACAGGAGAAGAAAAAAGAAACCAAATTTTAAAAATTAGAAAAAAATTAGGATTTTAG